A stretch of the Methylacidiphilum caldifontis genome encodes the following:
- a CDS encoding TonB-dependent receptor, protein MTYPLNRITTLLSLSLFFFFIPCYGLYIAQIHAQSLSPEQQDKEDKNSSLSTPYPETQPSFEKPPSEEPPLLPPSSEPALTTPAQAGSEIPSSVPVLAPVTVTTQEELPEEENVVQSNMEANVLGSPMKVIDIPRTVQVLTRQELNTINAQTVNDLAAFTPGVNPSQQTGSPMGEPIIRGLPGTVFRNGMLVGFSQSGQYGPLMNMMAYDNMDVVTGPVSIVFGPQELAGGFINEVTKQPYFDKFRGNASYTLGMYNTNFWNLDIGGPLVNDKVAYRFDYFGQDGFAPYNYYDGAYLQRQCFYLDIGAKPYENLTIDFNTELDINHFNTVAGLNRPTSALINDGLYQSGNLAGWYGPPGVFHPGLGTAPPGAGYAVSWGPLLPINPRTNIFENPEDDDQQAYYVAQCVTTLKINDETSLINNSLFEYYSALIDQAIPSDFWGFLPSGYDFDDRLEVRSSFETPLHSKNDKDPEQPFSLHHLIDTGLEFRYFSDTEYAGVWHEPVNIWNLVQPLGNNRFSPLVSFAQATSPLFANPYLTDIPIPGFPGGFYNVFNYLSTSDTFYELSPFYQHQIDFMDKWSLMVAGRMNGYFIQASPPPGTPAILSAVAPTFGLPSYSSTSMNVVQPEITISPSYKPFAWMTSYFSFFYGQTTLLSQFGSFAPEFPSSYYHQNNFLYEVGTKFNLLHNKLFLGLSGYYQSGFIPSQVIPGGPVATTEVAIKGAQLMGNYQPNKNFWLNFGYSFIVGQELWQGLPQGPLALQPYSSTVAKQFGLPVDPLVNEAPLNYPFIGFPTNYGNLMATYKFNNGLGISLWALAESGNFIFYTYSTRIPSWYTLNARIFYSSKRWEASLYLYNFTNEHYWFAGAPGFSAARNFNYDYIVPQLPFWVQGTLSILF, encoded by the coding sequence TTATTCCTTGTTATGGGCTCTATATAGCCCAAATTCATGCCCAGTCTTTGTCTCCCGAACAACAGGATAAAGAGGACAAAAACTCTTCTCTTTCCACTCCCTATCCAGAAACCCAACCATCTTTTGAAAAGCCACCTTCAGAAGAGCCGCCTCTGTTACCCCCAAGTTCGGAACCCGCTTTAACTACCCCAGCTCAAGCTGGAAGTGAAATTCCTTCTTCTGTTCCAGTGCTTGCACCGGTTACCGTAACCACCCAAGAAGAGTTGCCTGAAGAGGAGAATGTTGTGCAATCAAACATGGAAGCCAACGTTCTCGGTTCTCCGATGAAGGTGATCGACATTCCCCGTACGGTCCAGGTCCTAACAAGACAAGAACTGAACACGATTAATGCCCAAACCGTCAACGATCTTGCCGCTTTTACTCCAGGAGTCAATCCCTCGCAACAAACAGGTAGTCCCATGGGCGAACCTATCATCAGGGGGTTACCGGGAACAGTTTTTCGTAACGGCATGCTTGTTGGATTCAGCCAGTCGGGTCAATATGGGCCACTGATGAACATGATGGCTTATGACAACATGGATGTGGTTACGGGGCCCGTAAGCATTGTCTTTGGTCCCCAGGAACTGGCTGGAGGGTTCATCAACGAGGTTACCAAACAGCCCTACTTTGACAAATTCCGTGGAAACGCAAGCTATACTCTTGGCATGTACAATACAAACTTTTGGAATCTCGACATTGGTGGACCTCTGGTTAATGACAAAGTCGCTTACCGTTTTGACTACTTCGGCCAAGATGGTTTTGCTCCCTATAACTACTACGATGGAGCTTATCTCCAAAGACAATGTTTCTATTTAGACATCGGAGCCAAGCCCTATGAAAATCTCACGATTGATTTCAATACTGAACTGGATATCAATCATTTTAACACTGTTGCGGGCCTCAACCGGCCCACCTCCGCTTTGATCAACGATGGGTTGTATCAATCAGGCAACCTCGCTGGTTGGTATGGTCCTCCCGGGGTTTTTCACCCTGGATTGGGTACAGCTCCTCCGGGTGCTGGCTACGCGGTTTCTTGGGGACCTCTCTTACCTATCAACCCCAGGACCAATATCTTCGAAAATCCTGAAGATGATGACCAGCAAGCCTATTATGTTGCTCAATGTGTAACGACTTTAAAAATAAACGATGAAACAAGTCTGATTAACAACAGCCTTTTTGAATATTACTCAGCTCTCATAGATCAGGCTATTCCGTCAGATTTTTGGGGATTTCTGCCCTCAGGTTACGATTTTGATGATCGGCTAGAAGTTCGTAGCAGCTTTGAAACTCCTCTCCACAGCAAAAATGATAAAGACCCTGAACAACCTTTCTCATTGCACCACTTGATTGATACAGGACTAGAATTTCGTTATTTCTCAGATACTGAATACGCCGGGGTGTGGCACGAGCCTGTTAACATTTGGAATCTGGTCCAACCTTTGGGTAATAATCGGTTCTCTCCTCTTGTTAGCTTTGCTCAGGCTACTTCTCCTCTTTTTGCCAATCCTTACCTGACCGACATTCCTATTCCAGGCTTTCCCGGAGGTTTCTACAACGTGTTCAACTATTTGTCCACCTCCGATACATTCTATGAACTCTCACCCTTTTACCAGCACCAGATCGATTTTATGGATAAATGGTCTTTAATGGTTGCGGGCAGAATGAATGGTTACTTCATCCAAGCTTCTCCTCCTCCAGGTACTCCTGCTATCCTTTCGGCTGTAGCACCTACTTTTGGGTTGCCATCCTACAGCTCCACTTCTATGAATGTCGTTCAGCCCGAAATCACTATCAGCCCTAGCTACAAGCCCTTTGCCTGGATGACAAGCTACTTCAGCTTTTTCTACGGTCAAACAACCCTTCTTTCCCAATTCGGTAGTTTTGCTCCCGAATTCCCTTCCAGTTATTACCATCAAAACAACTTTCTGTACGAAGTAGGGACAAAATTTAACCTTTTACACAATAAGCTATTCTTAGGCCTGTCCGGTTACTACCAAAGCGGATTCATCCCTTCCCAGGTTATCCCTGGTGGTCCTGTAGCGACAACCGAAGTCGCTATCAAGGGAGCCCAGCTCATGGGCAACTACCAACCAAATAAAAATTTCTGGCTTAATTTCGGCTACAGTTTCATCGTCGGCCAGGAACTCTGGCAAGGATTACCCCAAGGACCTCTTGCTTTACAACCCTATTCTTCAACCGTAGCCAAACAATTTGGGCTTCCCGTAGACCCCCTAGTCAACGAAGCTCCACTCAACTACCCCTTTATTGGCTTTCCCACTAACTATGGCAACCTCATGGCTACCTACAAGTTCAACAATGGCTTGGGAATTTCCCTATGGGCATTAGCTGAAAGTGGTAATTTTATCTTCTATACCTATTCCACAAGAATCCCCTCTTGGTATACCCTTAATGCTCGAATTTTCTATAGCTCAAAAAGGTGGGAAGCTAGCCTTTATCTCTATAACTTTACCAATGAACATTATTGGTTTGCGGGTGCACCTGGTTTCAGCGCAGCAAGGAATTTTAATTACGATTACATCGTACCCCAGCTGCCTTTCTGGGTTCAGGGAACGCTCTCCATTCTATTCTAG
- the hpnE gene encoding hydroxysqualene dehydroxylase HpnE, producing the protein MNTPWIGQAVTSQSKSNLALSFFCLPREQKWAMTVFYAFCRVIDDIADSTELSLLEKKEGIVFWKKEIERIYVSVPSSPLGKELREVVLKWKLPQEILQDIILGVEMDITKSRYKTFEELSLYCYRVAGAVGLISIEIFGCRHSCSKEYALALGTAFQLTNILRDVSKDSSYGRIYFPLDELDEHGISEQELLTQKWSPKIREFFRFQYLRAKHYFAKSSKLIHPSDRPKLLAAEIMSSVYRAILEKIRTKQFNVFHHSIRLTKLQKLVSILGVLGKNFWGPKNPTAFVPPKKIVILGGGFAGLSAAFELNSRGHDVVVLEAKSMLGGRAGSFKVPQVGETIDTGQHVMMGCYDHTLELVEKLGIGSKLFWIDPIKIVFLSHNGSSVLSAGQLPAPFHLLVGLLNYKSLSVADWIKAFSFLFSIFIADKPFEKETADQWLKRKHQSSSLIRSLWEPLCIAALNLPLNESSALLFYRVVRKTLLGKRKDLSLILCRIGLGELFTKECERLLKMCGSRILFKSSVCSLEFENNYLKAVKTTDGKTYSADCFISALPWHTLGSLLPEESLLKKKCQSIKQSPILSLYFWVDRPLTNEPILGFLDSPVQWLFSRNLFMDSSILSFPLYSYVAVISAPPKDILAMSSKEIEKMVWREVNQLIPGSKEARFCQSFLFKAMGATPKFDPESLKHRSSPTTSWNNFFLAGDWTDTGLPATIEGAILSGKTAAQYADAFPLIAQSPPLLVEEKAT; encoded by the coding sequence ATGAATACTCCGTGGATCGGACAAGCGGTGACATCCCAGAGCAAATCTAATTTAGCTCTTTCTTTCTTTTGTTTACCAAGAGAACAGAAATGGGCCATGACTGTATTCTATGCATTTTGCCGGGTCATCGATGATATTGCTGATTCTACCGAACTAAGCCTTCTTGAAAAAAAAGAGGGGATTGTTTTTTGGAAAAAAGAAATAGAGCGGATTTATGTTTCGGTGCCTTCTTCTCCTCTTGGCAAAGAACTCAGAGAAGTGGTCCTCAAGTGGAAACTACCTCAAGAAATTCTCCAAGATATCATTCTTGGAGTGGAAATGGACATAACCAAGAGCCGGTATAAAACCTTTGAAGAACTTTCTTTGTACTGCTATCGTGTAGCGGGAGCCGTAGGATTAATTAGCATTGAAATTTTTGGCTGCCGCCATTCTTGTAGTAAAGAGTATGCCCTTGCCTTGGGAACCGCTTTCCAGCTGACGAATATTCTAAGAGATGTTTCTAAAGATTCTTCGTATGGCAGAATCTATTTTCCATTAGATGAACTTGACGAGCACGGTATCAGCGAACAGGAACTGCTTACACAAAAATGGAGCCCAAAAATACGCGAGTTTTTTAGATTCCAATACCTAAGGGCTAAACATTATTTTGCCAAATCATCGAAATTAATTCATCCTTCGGACCGGCCGAAATTACTCGCTGCCGAAATCATGAGTTCTGTCTACAGAGCTATTCTTGAAAAAATCCGCACAAAACAGTTCAACGTCTTTCACCATTCTATCCGTTTAACCAAGTTACAAAAACTGGTCTCAATCCTTGGGGTCCTTGGCAAGAACTTCTGGGGACCGAAAAACCCCACTGCTTTCGTTCCACCCAAAAAAATAGTTATTCTTGGAGGTGGATTTGCTGGGCTTTCTGCCGCATTCGAACTCAATAGCCGAGGGCATGACGTAGTAGTGCTTGAAGCAAAGTCAATGCTGGGAGGAAGAGCCGGAAGCTTTAAAGTTCCTCAAGTTGGAGAAACTATCGATACGGGTCAACACGTGATGATGGGCTGCTACGATCATACCCTTGAACTGGTAGAAAAATTGGGTATTGGTTCAAAACTGTTCTGGATTGACCCTATAAAAATTGTTTTTTTAAGCCATAACGGCAGCTCTGTTCTTTCGGCTGGTCAGCTTCCTGCTCCTTTCCATTTGCTAGTTGGCCTTTTAAACTATAAATCCCTAAGTGTTGCAGATTGGATTAAGGCCTTTTCTTTCCTTTTTTCTATTTTTATCGCCGACAAGCCTTTTGAAAAAGAAACCGCTGATCAATGGTTGAAAAGAAAACATCAAAGTTCTTCGCTGATCCGCTCGTTATGGGAACCTCTCTGCATTGCAGCCCTCAATTTGCCTCTAAATGAATCCTCGGCACTTCTCTTTTACAGGGTAGTAAGAAAAACGCTTTTAGGTAAAAGAAAAGACCTAAGCCTTATTCTTTGTAGAATCGGACTTGGAGAACTTTTCACTAAAGAATGTGAACGACTACTGAAAATGTGTGGAAGCAGGATTCTTTTTAAAAGCTCCGTTTGCTCTTTGGAATTTGAAAACAACTATCTTAAAGCTGTAAAGACAACAGATGGGAAAACTTATAGTGCAGACTGCTTTATTAGTGCTCTTCCTTGGCATACTTTAGGCAGCTTGCTGCCCGAGGAGTCTTTGTTGAAAAAAAAATGCCAGTCTATTAAGCAATCTCCCATTTTGAGTCTCTATTTTTGGGTGGATCGACCCTTGACTAATGAACCCATTCTCGGTTTCTTGGACTCCCCTGTACAATGGCTTTTTTCAAGAAACCTGTTCATGGATAGCTCAATTTTATCCTTTCCTCTTTATTCCTACGTTGCTGTCATTAGTGCTCCACCCAAAGATATCCTGGCCATGTCCTCCAAGGAAATAGAAAAGATGGTTTGGAGAGAAGTCAATCAGCTCATTCCTGGCTCCAAAGAAGCACGGTTTTGCCAAAGCTTTCTTTTTAAGGCAATGGGAGCGACTCCAAAGTTTGATCCTGAATCTTTAAAACACAGATCCAGTCCTACGACTTCATGGAATAACTTTTTCTTGGCTGGTGACTGGACCGATACAGGATTGCCCGCTACAATAGAAGGAGCTATTCTCAGCGGTAAAACCGCTGCACAGTATGCTGATGCTTTCCCTCTAATTGCTCAATCCCCACCACTGCTGGTGGAAGAAAAGGCTACCTAA
- a CDS encoding deoxyhypusine synthase family protein: protein MKSQPIKQFIDHHFRHFNAATLKDAAQSYVKHLESGGKMMIALGGAMSTAELGVSLAEMIRQDKVHAISCTGANLEEDIFNLVAHNYYKRVPHYRELSADDEIALYKSHLNRVTDTCIPEEEAMRRIERAILKEWMEADRKKERFFPHEFIWKVIQSAKLEPYYQIDPKDSWVLAALEKKIFMVVPGWEDSTLGNMYAAHCLLGEIKDPLTVKTGIEYMMALAQYYLETTKNHSLGLFQIGGGISGDFPICVVPMLHQDMKQENVPLWGYFCQISDATTSYGSYSGATPNEKITWGKLSKDTHKFMIESDATIVAPLIFSYVLES from the coding sequence ATGAAATCCCAGCCGATAAAACAGTTTATAGATCATCACTTCAGGCATTTCAATGCCGCTACATTAAAAGATGCGGCTCAAAGCTACGTGAAACACTTGGAGTCTGGCGGAAAGATGATGATAGCCTTGGGTGGAGCCATGAGTACAGCCGAACTGGGAGTTTCCTTGGCTGAAATGATCCGGCAAGACAAGGTTCATGCCATATCTTGCACAGGGGCTAATTTAGAAGAGGATATTTTCAACCTTGTTGCCCATAACTACTATAAAAGGGTCCCCCACTACAGGGAACTGTCCGCGGACGATGAAATAGCTCTTTATAAAAGTCACCTGAATCGTGTTACCGATACGTGTATTCCCGAAGAGGAAGCGATGCGAAGGATCGAACGGGCTATCCTTAAGGAATGGATGGAAGCGGACAGAAAGAAGGAGCGGTTTTTCCCCCATGAATTTATTTGGAAAGTCATTCAATCGGCTAAACTTGAACCTTATTATCAGATAGATCCCAAGGATAGCTGGGTTTTAGCCGCCTTGGAAAAGAAGATTTTTATGGTAGTCCCCGGATGGGAAGACTCAACTCTAGGAAACATGTATGCTGCTCATTGTCTTCTTGGAGAAATCAAAGATCCTTTAACAGTGAAGACGGGGATTGAGTACATGATGGCTCTTGCCCAATATTACCTAGAAACAACAAAAAATCATTCTCTTGGCTTATTTCAGATTGGAGGGGGAATTTCTGGGGACTTCCCCATCTGCGTTGTGCCTATGCTGCACCAAGATATGAAACAAGAAAATGTTCCCTTATGGGGATATTTCTGCCAGATTAGCGATGCGACAACAAGTTATGGTTCCTATAGCGGGGCTACTCCAAACGAAAAAATCACTTGGGGAAAGTTAAGTAAAGATACCCACAAGTTCATGATTGAGTCGGATGCTACCATTGTTGCTCCCCTTATATTTTCTTATGTTTTGGAAAGCTAA
- a CDS encoding sodium-translocating pyrophosphatase — translation MFIHNAIGISISFSLLGIVVAIMLALRIRSLDSGNERMKMIAGAIEEGAKAYLNRQLITILGIAAALFILIGFFKNWWTAAGFLLGSVCSYLAGLIGMRVAVQANVRTAQAATQSKEKALHVSFLGGAVTGLLVVGLALFSVGLFYGLSVHYQGVTETSASLVGLALGASLISVFARLGGGIYTKAADVGADLTGKIEQNLNEDDPRNPATIADNVGDNVGDCAGMAADVFETYVVSLIGAVLVAVIGLGADPAAMAYPFLVGMVTILGAISGIFYVGVSKASPGKALLNGVMVNGLVSSILFLPLSIFLFSSHWFNIFACSVIGVLMTAAIFLITDYYTATTRRPVRLIANASQTGHATNIIAGLAMGMEATAIPVLLIGAAVMLTYWLGGLYGVAIAVRCMLSMAGIVISLDAFGPITDNAGGIVEMSQLPKSVRQITDELDAVGNTMKAVTKGYAIGSAGLAALVLFGSYVEELKHYSSSSIAQQLQFNLQDPRVIIGLFIGGLLPYLFAARSMSAVGKAAGSVVQEVRRQIREIPGILKGIDRPQYGRCVDIVTKAALKEMIFPAILPLLSVLGIALIPGLGPVVLGGALIGTIVTGLFVAISMTSGGAAWDNAKKWIEEGNFGGKGSEAHAAAVTGDTVGDPYKDTAGPAINPMIKVVNVLAILIIPIFSKYWHL, via the coding sequence TTGTTTATCCATAACGCAATTGGAATTTCGATAAGCTTTAGTCTTCTTGGAATTGTTGTAGCGATTATGCTCGCTTTACGTATTCGATCACTAGATAGTGGGAACGAAAGGATGAAAATGATTGCTGGGGCAATCGAAGAGGGAGCAAAAGCCTACCTTAACAGACAACTTATAACTATCCTGGGAATAGCTGCTGCCCTCTTTATTCTAATCGGATTTTTTAAAAACTGGTGGACAGCTGCAGGATTTTTATTGGGCTCTGTTTGTTCTTATTTAGCTGGTTTGATAGGCATGCGCGTAGCTGTTCAGGCCAATGTTAGAACGGCCCAGGCTGCAACTCAAAGCAAAGAAAAAGCTTTGCATGTATCTTTTCTTGGTGGCGCTGTGACAGGCTTGCTTGTCGTGGGCTTAGCCCTTTTCTCTGTTGGCTTGTTTTATGGTCTTTCAGTTCATTACCAGGGTGTAACAGAGACATCTGCTTCCCTTGTTGGCTTAGCCCTTGGGGCAAGTCTGATCAGTGTTTTTGCTCGTCTTGGTGGAGGTATTTATACTAAAGCGGCCGATGTGGGGGCGGATTTAACAGGAAAGATTGAACAAAACCTTAACGAGGATGACCCTCGAAATCCTGCGACCATAGCGGATAATGTTGGAGATAATGTGGGAGACTGTGCGGGAATGGCAGCGGATGTCTTTGAAACTTATGTGGTCAGTCTCATTGGTGCTGTTCTTGTTGCTGTTATTGGATTGGGGGCAGATCCTGCTGCGATGGCTTATCCTTTTCTAGTGGGTATGGTCACTATTTTGGGAGCAATCTCTGGGATTTTCTATGTGGGCGTTTCGAAAGCCTCTCCTGGGAAAGCTCTTTTAAATGGAGTGATGGTCAATGGCCTTGTCTCTTCTATTCTCTTTTTGCCCCTTTCTATTTTCCTTTTCTCTTCCCATTGGTTTAATATTTTTGCCTGTTCGGTAATCGGCGTATTGATGACTGCTGCCATCTTCCTTATAACCGATTACTATACAGCCACGACGAGAAGGCCAGTGCGGCTTATTGCTAATGCTTCTCAAACGGGTCATGCGACAAATATTATCGCCGGATTAGCCATGGGCATGGAAGCAACGGCTATCCCTGTGCTGCTTATTGGAGCAGCGGTTATGCTTACCTATTGGCTTGGAGGATTATACGGGGTTGCAATAGCTGTCCGATGCATGCTGAGTATGGCGGGGATTGTGATTTCCCTAGATGCTTTTGGCCCGATTACGGACAACGCGGGTGGAATAGTAGAGATGAGTCAACTGCCCAAGTCGGTCAGACAGATAACGGATGAGTTGGATGCCGTTGGGAATACGATGAAGGCGGTAACAAAGGGTTATGCTATTGGTTCTGCTGGTTTAGCGGCCTTGGTGCTTTTTGGCTCTTATGTAGAAGAGCTCAAGCATTATAGTTCTTCAAGTATAGCCCAACAACTCCAGTTCAATTTGCAGGATCCCAGAGTGATCATAGGTCTATTTATTGGAGGACTGCTTCCCTATCTTTTTGCAGCTAGGAGCATGTCGGCTGTGGGAAAAGCGGCAGGAAGTGTTGTTCAAGAAGTGCGTCGTCAGATTAGAGAAATACCTGGAATATTAAAGGGTATAGACAGGCCCCAATACGGTCGGTGTGTAGATATCGTTACAAAAGCGGCATTAAAAGAGATGATATTCCCGGCGATCTTGCCTCTGCTCTCGGTTCTAGGGATAGCATTAATTCCTGGACTTGGTCCGGTTGTGTTGGGAGGTGCACTTATAGGAACTATTGTTACTGGTCTTTTTGTTGCTATTTCCATGACTTCTGGAGGAGCGGCTTGGGATAATGCAAAAAAATGGATTGAAGAGGGCAATTTTGGAGGGAAAGGCTCAGAAGCTCACGCAGCGGCTGTAACGGGAGATACTGTTGGAGACCCTTATAAAGATACTGCAGGACCTGCCATCAACCCAATGATCAAGGTCGTTAATGTATTGGCAATCTTGATCATCCCCATTTTCTCGAAATACTGGCATTTATAA
- a CDS encoding NADH-quinone oxidoreductase subunit N → MNTFFILCSPEFFLTASALVLLLWQAFAKLNYKSVGVLVLADYLAAGVLLLPFVENQGIFYNGLYVWDKMAVLWKVFFLITGFLVSYISLESDSLIPKARAEFYILPLLTTAGMALLASVRDFILLFVGLEIVTVSFYVFVAFQREFPSALEAGMKYLIIGALASSFLVMGIAFVFGITGSTQFDEVARFAQKSPVNAPLILGLVFILVGLGFKASAVPFHVWTPDVYQGASTPITTFLAVGSKAAGFVVLLRILNLPFYDPGFQKHWIPLIVLMALLSVVFGNLAAIPQRNIKRMLGYSSISHGGFLLMGLSAHNKIGCAAVIYYFFAYLVAIFAAFLVIVLLEKNQPSGVSIKDFNGLYQKNSLMAWSMAFAMISLAGLPPLMGFFGKLMVFLAAWESGQHLLVIVGAICAAAGLYYYIGVVRAMFWTEPENVQRIDLSPATKVLLWILSIGSILLGFYAEPVIKLVGAVLS, encoded by the coding sequence ATGAATACCTTTTTTATATTATGCAGTCCTGAATTCTTTCTCACTGCCTCAGCTTTAGTTCTTCTTTTATGGCAGGCTTTCGCAAAATTGAATTACAAAAGCGTCGGTGTTCTTGTCCTTGCAGATTATCTTGCAGCGGGGGTTTTGTTGCTTCCCTTTGTTGAGAATCAAGGCATTTTCTACAATGGCCTTTATGTATGGGATAAGATGGCCGTTCTTTGGAAAGTGTTTTTTTTGATTACGGGTTTTTTGGTCTCCTACATCAGTTTGGAAAGTGACAGCCTTATACCTAAAGCAAGGGCTGAATTTTATATTTTGCCCTTGCTGACCACAGCAGGAATGGCTTTGTTAGCTTCGGTCAGAGATTTCATTCTTCTTTTTGTTGGGCTAGAAATTGTTACCGTTTCTTTCTATGTCTTCGTGGCTTTTCAGAGGGAGTTTCCTTCAGCCCTTGAAGCCGGAATGAAGTACTTGATTATTGGAGCATTGGCATCTTCTTTTCTGGTTATGGGTATAGCTTTTGTTTTTGGTATAACTGGCTCAACCCAATTTGATGAAGTTGCCCGGTTTGCGCAAAAAAGTCCTGTTAATGCTCCATTGATTCTTGGTCTTGTATTTATACTTGTAGGGCTGGGATTTAAAGCTTCAGCTGTCCCTTTTCATGTCTGGACTCCGGATGTTTACCAGGGAGCTTCAACACCCATTACTACTTTTTTGGCCGTAGGCTCTAAAGCCGCTGGATTTGTTGTCCTTCTAAGAATTTTAAACCTTCCTTTTTATGATCCCGGCTTTCAAAAGCATTGGATTCCTTTAATTGTTCTTATGGCTCTTTTGTCCGTTGTTTTTGGTAACCTGGCGGCCATTCCCCAGAGAAATATAAAAAGAATGCTTGGTTATTCGAGCATAAGTCATGGAGGGTTTTTACTCATGGGGCTTTCCGCTCACAACAAGATAGGTTGTGCGGCCGTCATTTATTACTTCTTTGCCTATCTGGTTGCCATTTTTGCCGCTTTTTTGGTGATCGTTCTGTTGGAAAAAAATCAACCCAGTGGAGTCTCAATCAAGGATTTCAATGGTCTCTATCAGAAAAATTCCCTGATGGCCTGGTCCATGGCTTTTGCGATGATCTCTCTTGCGGGCCTTCCTCCTTTGATGGGATTTTTCGGTAAATTAATGGTTTTCCTGGCCGCTTGGGAAAGTGGACAGCATTTGCTGGTCATTGTGGGCGCAATTTGCGCTGCTGCGGGCTTATACTATTATATTGGTGTTGTTCGTGCCATGTTTTGGACAGAACCCGAAAATGTGCAACGGATAGATTTGAGCCCTGCAACCAAAGTTTTGTTATGGATTTTGAGTATTGGATCTATTTTACTTGGATTTTATGCTGAACCGGTAATCAAGTTAGTGGGAGCTGTATTATCTTGA
- a CDS encoding RNA-guided endonuclease InsQ/TnpB family protein, with protein MVHRKVTYRLYPTLRQIEALEWLRWVHCLLWNRAMDERRRAWIQQQKSLSFFDQCKALTDWRVQSPLLRSVNAQSEQLTLKRLDLAFRHFFGRVKNGEKPGFPRFKPLHRFKGWGYKTHGDG; from the coding sequence ATGGTGCATCGTAAAGTTACCTATCGATTGTATCCCACCCTGCGCCAGATCGAGGCGCTGGAGTGGTTGCGCTGGGTGCATTGCCTGCTGTGGAACAGGGCGATGGATGAACGCCGCAGGGCCTGGATTCAGCAGCAAAAATCCCTGTCTTTCTTCGATCAGTGCAAAGCATTGACCGACTGGCGGGTCCAATCGCCCTTGCTTCGGTCGGTCAACGCCCAATCCGAACAGCTGACGTTAAAGCGCCTGGATCTAGCCTTCCGGCACTTCTTCGGCCGGGTGAAGAACGGTGAGAAGCCGGGGTTTCCCCGCTTCAAGCCGCTGCATCGTTTCAAAGGATGGGGTTACAAGACCCACGGAGATGGCTAG